Proteins encoded together in one Lathyrus oleraceus cultivar Zhongwan6 chromosome 5, CAAS_Psat_ZW6_1.0, whole genome shotgun sequence window:
- the LOC127080412 gene encoding uncharacterized protein LOC127080412: MEQLQENQVVLQEEVSQMRQLMETIQAVARGQEVMAKMQEEMNQRASTTNPPTPPTVEILTPLPQVDPPIKINAPNGVPNDNPRPHIFETDDQLDAFFNPRDASQDDAFGSVTNKVERKVKAIEEKLKAMGSTDILGLDTAEMCLVPGVIIPAKFKVPDFEKYKGNSDPKTHIRAYCRKMAAYSSDDQLLMHFFQDFLSGASLDWYMQLEGNHIHTWREMAEAFLKHYQYNTNMAPNRTQLQNLTQRSEESFKDYAQRWRELAARVQPPLLERELVDMFMGNLQGPYLDRMVGSTSSSFSDLVLADERIENMIKMGKIQNSASASSASKKPFVPYGKKREGETNAASIIRTRNPTYPQVAAIAPVQPSQQQPFAIPVQTQQQQRYQRQPQRQQPQYQQ, translated from the coding sequence ATGGAGCAACTTCAAGAGAATCAAGTTGTCCTTCAGGAAGAAGTATCCCAAATGCGGCAGTTGATGGAGACTATTCAAGCAGTCGCAAGAGGGCAAGAGGTtatggcaaaaatgcaagaagaaatGAACCAACGTGCCAGTACTACCAATCCTCCTACCCCTCCAACGGTCGAGATTCTGACTCCACTTCCTCAAGTTGATCCTCCAATTAAAATTAATGCACCCAACGGTGTTCCAAACGACAATCCTCGTCCTCATATTTTTGAGACAGACGACCAACTCGATGCATTCTTCAACCCAAGGGATGCTTCTCAGGATGACGCCTTTGGTTCGGTAACCAACAAGGTCGAGAGGAAGGTAAAGGCTATCGAGGAAAAGCTCAAAGCAATGGGGAGCACTGACATTTTGGGCCTTGATACGGCAGAGATGTGCTTAGTACCTGGGGTCATCATTCCGGCCAAGTTCAAAGTtccagactttgaaaaatataagggaaatagcGATCCTAAAACGCACATTAGGGCATACTGCCGAAAGATGGCTGCCTATTCCAGCGATGATCaacttttaatgcattttttcCAAGATTTCCTCagtggggcatctttggattggtacatgcaACTCGAAGGCAACCATATTCACACCTGGAGGGAAATGGCCGAGGCATTCCTCAAGCACTATCAGTACAACACTAATATGGCACCTAATCGCACGCAGTTACAAAATCTGACTCAGAGGTCTGAGGAGTCCTTCAAAGACTATGCCCAGCGGTGGAGGGAATTAGCTGCTAGGGTACAACCCCCATTGCTAGAAAGAGAACTGGTAGACATGTTTATGGGAAACCTGCAAGGTCCATACCTTGATAGAATGGTAGGGAGCACCTCTTCGAGCTTTTCCGACCTGGTCTTAGCCGATGAAAGGATAGAAAATATGATCAAGATGGGAAAGATCCAGAACTCTGCCAGTGCTTCTAGTGCATCGAAGAAACCTTTTGTTCCCTACGGTAAAAAACGAGAAGGCGAGACCAATGCTGCCTCCATCATTCGAACAAGAAATCCCACTTATCCACAAGTAGCTGCCATAGCTCCCGTCCAACCGAGTCAACAACAACCATTTGCAATTCCTgttcaaactcaacaacaacagcGGTATCAACGACAACCGCAACGTCAACAACCACAATATCAACAATAA